ccagggtgagggcacagagcatgggatggggtctgtgagtgctgacagggaagagacatggacagggaaacacttcccaggaggagaatctccaggcaatagggaaatgatcagaaatgagaggaaactaaacctggaattgttctgggaggaagaacacagaaaactccgtatgatccccgcagtgcagatccctcctgtgagcagccccctcgcctcctctcccacccagcaaagcctctgccctcagggccgggggctccaaggcatgaagcagctcctgtgcagccagagctccagttccctctgcagagcacaggggctgagagcagctgcccggcaatgctggtgtgtgggaggtggctgcacagctggggaagggtgacgctgtctgagtgcccggctgcctctgccctggcctctctcacacccaccctcaccgcagtttccttcttgctccactgctctgggtcactgttggtgtgatctggttcttgctgtcaggctctctggggatgggagtttcagctgcagagtcacagcctgatcttgtgggtcctttcctgcagctgtgtccacgGGAACatgtgtcccagctttgctctgccctgtggggctgtgggcaatgcagtgtgtggggctggggaatgagcattatctgaattcctCACAGaaaagtgcagagatgctatgatggaggAAATCCTgctgggtttgtgaaatgagctgtgtgtgtcctgggctaaacatggggtgctgagaccttaggaaagggtgggacatgtcatggtctgaggtggatccctctgctctcagcactcctggtggcttttcagggtaacatggcagtgtgatcagcctccatctcagaaaggtgccagcccagggcagctgcagcaagacagagggacagagcagctgccctcactctgcactgacccacaggcatcctctggtctcgcaggactcgcgctcttctccctgagtgcagcagaaatgccgagggtttctgacacccaacaacactctccaggggagttcAATGActggactacatgatctttcgaggtcccttgCAATCCCtaatgttctgtgattctgcaaagctgtcaaaaccccaagcatttcaaacttcattttaccatcctgtttcattctctgtcactgtgcagatgctgacaggtccttcttcaccagcagcagtttcagatgacaactttgaaccccaggtccgtcccctgccccccgttccatgacccctgctgcagagcagggctgactcctgggcagccagcgggcacaggccctgctcctcacggcacctccagccagcaccacccagggctcagccacggacccgaaggaaggtctggaaaaggacaagggggtgtggagcaggggagggtgtgtgagaaatggctttgattttcctcagagaagtctcccctaacttatCACTatcttttgctcctgtgacagtgccccatgctcatcagcaaatgtgcaacagcagctccatcacccagttcctcctcctggcgttcacagacacacgggagctgcagctcttgcacttctggctcttcctgggcatctacctggctgccctcctgggcaacggcctcatcatcaccaccatagcctgtaaccagcacctccacacccccatgtacttcttcctgctcaacctcgccctcctcgacctgggctccatctccacaactgtccccaaatccatggccaattccctctgggacaccagggccatctcatactcgggatgtgctgcccaactcttttttttctttttctgtgctacagcagaatattcacttctcaccatcatgtcctatgaccgctacgttgccatctgcaaacccctgcactatgggaccctcctgggcagcagagcttgtgtccacatggcagcagctgcctgggccactgggtttctcaatgctctgctgcacacggccaatacattttcactgccactgtgcaagggcaatgccctggaccagttcttctgtgaaatcccccagatcctcaagctctcctgctcacagtcctactccagggaagctgggctccttgtggttagtgtctgtttaggatttgggtgttttgtgttcattgtggtatcctatgtgcagatcttgagggctgtgctgaggatcccctctgagcagggacggcacaaagcctttgccacatgcctccctcacctggccgtggtctccctgttcctcagcactgccatgtttgcctacctgaagcccccctccatctcctccccatccctggacctggtggtgtctgttctgtactcagtggtgcctccagcagtgaaccccctcatctacagcatgaggaaccaggagctcaaggatgccctgtggaaattcatatcttagtgttttctgaagcaataaactgtccatctccttctacatagcagttttaatgtaactagttacaggtccagtctctcatctgtattttctgttgttattagcctttttttaaattgtgataacattttcatcccctttctaattcactgtctgcttttcttttataacccctggctgtgtaaatgaggacccatgatctgtgtgtatttaaacaaaataaagcatcctgtagtgacttcattttcactatatccttcctgcaaggcctgtttggagctgcagggacagttcctgtgtgcatgggaggaggggaaaagagtccagcctggcagcactgccagggagcaccagcgcttggccttccagagctgttctcgttccactcccacactctccttctcatcccttgtgttggtgcaaggcctgagtgctctggcagcctggtcaccgtcctgctgtgtgtcagtcctgtgagcgcaggcagggacaggccatgggcactgctgtgacagagctggcctcacaacagcctttccagaaagaaaggtgatctcctatggtCAGGGCCagaaggtttagctcttcttaCAAAGAttctctcaagaacatgccCAAAAAAGTGaccacagatgcaaacagcagggtacagctgcacagtgtgtgtgtgcagggctgggcacacagcagtgtcctctcacagccaggcctcctgccagagacctgcaggaccagcagagcaggggctgggctgtgcccctgtgcactggacaccccacggaagctgccccagggcatcgtcatggactggcccctcacaacctccctttccagcactgggctgtcacaccagcttgagaattttttcctgaatgagtaggtcagaaatccatgtttgcattgttcagatgagatatgagcacacacatcatgtacatgaggtgagatgaaaccgagtgagcacaaacaccatcagctacTCCTGGgagttccatgaaggcctgtgggacagacagtgtcccAAGATCACTTCACACTGGGAGTAACAGCTCATGGGAAaccacccactgggatcttcttccttgaactgtgATCCCCCTGTTCATTCCTCATGACGTCAGACATCTCAGAtgagggcagagcagggtgacacaccacagggctgaggtgtctcacATCCCTttgagtggcaacaggaggccagagagacactgtgactcctgcctctgtgagtaaaagggacagactctgtctctgaacatctctgggtgcataagcagtcctgagaccagctcagacatggatgcctgatggaaccctggcatttctgtgtgtgactccaggaacaaaccccactggcccagtgagattcatctcagctcccttggacaggctcattgcaagtgctcctgtctgctatgtcacccttgcccatgattctggattgtgctttcaaaagtgacagcagaaacacgGGAGTTCCGAGGTCctggggaaaggaagatgtcaaacccatcttcaagaagggcaggaaggagaatttgaagAATTACAGGCTGTAATTCCgtccctgggaagggaataggccgcatcttcctgcaccgatctccaggcacctgaaggacaaggaagggattgctgaaccaaaatgagcagaaaacccagtgagtcccaagaaatgctctgaacccattccagagctttagacccccgggaaagagctcagtgaccgtgcagcccatgcagttgcatctgtgtccctcactgagcagcacaaccagtgtggagtcaccccatggtcctgcagccaacctgctctgtagagcatcagtgccaggttggggccctgtggggagcacagggaaggggccaggagcaccagaccagatcagaggagggatggggggagatcagacaggagctgaccggggctggaaattgccttggagagaaaaatgctggtgttcagctgccccaagataatacccagagttcagggtgcagggccagaagtccttgctgtcctggtgcttcaccaggccctggaagtagctggagaaggattggtgtcccccacttgcaatcttttagtgcatcatccctcgtgaagggtggcatggaaagcaagtctgggactctgtttcaggatttgcaccgaagaaagtattcgcccagaagccacatcattttgctctggtacttcagtcctggtgctcatcacatgtccttaagacaaacttatgcacccctcttgtcaaccttaccccaaaagtcacccctagacaaggctcctgagctggggccgcgctggagaactggggtccagctgtgaccagaggaaggacaaggcctgtcctgggtcctctaaagggctggcagcctctgtgatctccaccagaaaaggcagcatgcaggaaactgtagaccatccccaagcccattggaggcccttaggaagagttcctctctccaaatatccagcccagcttgttgctgcatgaacaaccaggagaaactgccccaggaccctcattccagatcccatctcctccaccccatacaggcagtgctctcccccttgtcactgaggtggttccagggacctaagagacacctgtggggaggagatgttgggtagggaTGCGGTatccttcagtgctcctcatggtacctcctgctgggctttgtgccgctggtcacaaccctctgagcctggctgttcagtcagttctcagtggtgctaaacaggaatatgcccatgagcacgtTGGGCTGCAGTGGGAGGAGCatggccacccagccaagggcagttattgtccatcttgactccgcactggtgtggtcacatctggagcggggtgtcccagtgggaggttccccactctggaggaacggggaggagctgtcgtgtggccagagacagtctgggtcatgtgtggagatgttgagagacccaaacttctttagcctggtgaagtggaggctgaggaaacgtgctgtttttactgagattgatgcattttgaatctctctccttcatagctactgcagtcttttgtttagatttgctatgagaataataacGCTGTTTCCTCCCTGGgttagagttaattttttcttttagcagctttacagtgtttcccatttggtatgaaaggaatgtcagaactcactgatatcttggctgttgtcagggaaaccaaggacttctttggccatccagctacagatgcaaattggcaggaggggacacagacaggacagcacctggattgacatgcaggctgatcaatgaaatattccctgtgattagcgtcatgctcagtctaaagctggagccagcttttagggcttgttacatccgTTATTTTGGGTTTCCCAGCTAGTTTAGTcagttccattcagaagtttcattctgtcaggagttcgatgtcagttcagccttttgccgttctgccattttgcagttggcccttgggcctttctgccttttgcacttttactttctcttgctgggatcggctgttcaggaccagggtgctcccTTGTTTTGGGCTGTCTGTTTGGCACAACTGGAGTTACGTGGGGGATTGTACTGAgtatcatatattttactttatgtatattGTAGTATAAgtatattattagtagtagtgtattatttttattgtttttattgtcatcttatatttttttctaaacccacaagtttctcccttccctttcagttctctcccttatcccacTTGAGGACTGGGAGGAAGATGTGAGCAGATATCATGATCTTAATTGGTGGCTGTGGTACAACCACGACAAGAAAGAGTAGTAGTaccttcagaaatcttgaaaatcactttccgaGATGATGGCAcgcctgtttgttttttttttttttttttggtagagggaaacagcatgagaaaggaaaaccatcagaaactgcagctctggaggtccagagtggacctcaggacaaagaaatgtcattctgagcacagtgctgtgttcattcagaaggactctggatcagccatggctttgtgtttcaaggaacagcgagtgaggatggagagacagcagcacaggtggggacacactggggtgagaacaagctggggaagcgcatggggtgtctgcagcctgtggggaaacagccacaggcctgggacagtgtaggatggactgtggtggagatggccaagggtgctggcaaggctggatgtccctgaaagccccgaggtctttgtccccttggctatggctgatgtccctgacagcgaggcctaagaggagacacatggttgtcatggccatggcaccccattgcctccttgcaccccccagggagtgtcacaccattgtcctgcactgggcatcatccccacatccccaggaagagccctgagacacgcgtgagggacaggatctcccttcccaggggcagggggtcaaggcttggccattctccttcatcaaacaaaccaagggttttctcagcatcagggctgctgcactttgcctttgcctgatgcaatcactgcctctaattatctgctctaacgagtccctggggaggctttgtcagtaacagccctcagtggggcccattaatgcttcaaggtactttgggctttgcttctgacttggacttcttgaggagattcttcagtctgtccttggtatctgaggttcatggactcagcaccaaatacgccatggggctcattaaaacacagaaagccctaacaagccatgtttccttcctaattttcttccaatcttcaagacttgtagaactaactggagaggtttcaatgggacacttactgatgaagatttcaaagaagatttcataaaggagggttttttctttcaagggtattttctgtcatttttcagtgtgtagaagtgacagcagcattctgcaatggacattgatccagagggtctcctgaagacatctggacagccaggagaacagtcccttgaggctggacactgtatggacacccttgctgctcaccgcccacccccagtctgcccgttccctcattggccacctgggacttgcatcacttttcctcacatcagacttctgcactgagctctgcaggtggatgctgcagctcctgcacaccagctcccacctgctctcctgtgtaaacactacacaatttcataaacactaaaccactttcctcaactgtgtgtgtaagctgggtctaatgaggtccaccatccacaagggacatccacacaagaactgttttagacagagagataggaaaggatatatataaacacaattaacacattaactaccatgttaattagacttctgaagaatggggcaagtttgtaactccctgaagctcaaatcagaaaccagacagtggagaggcaactgaatgaccaaagagcaagtggaggaggaaacctgagagcactgggaagggcaaacgtccagacagtctgctggaaagttgtcctttgacatggacatttaatcaggagagatggaaactcctgaatgatgacagagatgaaataaaggagtgttggtaatagaagtacaggggaagaccaatatttgtttttagtacccttagta
Above is a genomic segment from Caloenas nicobarica isolate bCalNic1 chromosome 34, bCalNic1.hap1, whole genome shotgun sequence containing:
- the LOC136000675 gene encoding olfactory receptor 14A16-like, with product MCNSSSITQFLLLAFTDTRELQLLHFWLFLGIYLAALLGNGLIITTIACNQHLHTPMYFFLLNLALLDLGSISTTVPKSMANSLWDTRAISYSGCAAQLFFFFFCATAEYSLLTIMSYDRYVAICKPLHYGTLLGSRACVHMAAAAWATGFLNALLHTANTFSLPLCKGNALDQFFCEIPQILKLSCSQSYSREAGLLVVSVCLGFGCFVFIVVSYVQILRAVLRIPSEQGRHKAFATCLPHLAVVSLFLSTAMFAYLKPPSISSPSLDLVVSVLYSVVPPAVNPLIYSMRNQELKDDWEEDVSRYHDLNWWLWYNHDKKE